From the Chloroflexota bacterium genome, the window CGGGTCTTGAAGACCCGCGAGGTTTCAGACAACGTCTATCGAAAGACATAAGGGGGTGATGCACCGACAGGCATTCCGCACGACCGATCGAGCGTCCAATTTTCTGTCTTTTCTCTTTAGGAGGAGAAAGAGTCCCATGCGCAAAAGTATGTTTGCAGTGCTGGCCGTCATCGCCCTGTTGATTGCGGCATGCGGCCCGTCGGCCACACCGGCCCCGACCACGGCGCCCGCGGCCCAGCCGACTACCGCCGCCGTGTCGCCGACCAAGCCGCCGGCCGTGCCGACCACGGCCCCGGTCGCCCCTACGACCGCCCCGACCGCCGCTGCCGTGAAGATCAACAACCCGCCGGCCTCGGCCGCCGAGGTGGATGCGATTGTCCTCGCGGGCAAGAACGTCCAGGTCACCTACTGGCACAACCGCCCGCAGAAGGATCAGGACCTGCTGCAGTCGATGCTCGACGAGTTCAACAAGTCGAACCCCTACGGCATCAAGGCCAAGGCCGAGATCGCCGGCTCGTCGTATAACGACGTGTACAACAAGGTGAACGCCGCTTTGCAGGCCAACCAGCCGCCCGAAATCTCGGTCGCCTACCAGAACCAGGCCGCCTTCTACCGCGGCCAGAACGCGGTGATCGACCTGACGCCGTTCGTCAAGAGCACGAAGTACGGCATCAGCGACGCCGACATGAAGGACTACATCCAGACGTTCCTGGACAGCGACAAGAACCCGCAGTTCAAGAACGAAGTCCTCGGCTTCCCGACCCAGCGCTCGATGGAAGTCATGTTCGTCAATCTCGACGCGCTCAAGAAGCTCGGCTACGACGGCGCGCCGAAGGACTGGAAGACGTTTGAGGAAGCCGCCTGCAAATTTGCGAAGGACAACCCGGGTAAGTACGGCTGGGATGTCGGGCATGACGCCTCACGCTTCGCGGCGCGCATCTTCGCGCGCGGCGGCCGCATCCTGGCGCCGGATGGCCAGTCGTACGTGTTCAACAGCCAGGCGGGCGTGGACGACCTGTCGATGGTCGCGCGCTTGCTGCAGAATAAATGTGCGGTCGAAATCCCGACCAGCGAGTCGTTCGGCAACCAGAACCGCTTCGGAAACGGCGATCTGCTCATGACGATGGGCTCGTCGTCGGGCCTGCCGTTCTTCCAGCAGGCCGTGGACAAGGGCGGCAAGTTCAAGTGGGACATCGCGCTGCTGCCGGGCGCCGACCAGCCCAACGCGGGCATGGACCTCTACGGCGCGAGCGTGTCGGTGTACAAGACGACGCCTGAAAAGGAACTGGCGGCGTGGCTGGTCATCAAGTTCCTCGGCGAGAAGACCCAGACAACGAAGTGGGCGCTGGCGACCGGCTACCTGCCGGTACGGCAGAGCGCCAAAGCCGACGTCATCGCCGGCTTCAAGGCCGACAAGACGTGGGGCCCGGTCGCGGACTCGTACGCCAAGATGTTCGACTGGACGAAGTACTCGCTGATCGAGTCGCCGGTCGCGGGCTACGACCCCGTCCGCCTCTCGCTCGACAAGGACGTGGTCACCAAGCTGATCCAGGACCCGAAGAGCGACGTGAAGGCGCTGTTGGACGCGGCCAAAGCGAGCGCCGACAAGGTCTTGAAGGAAAACGCGCCGAAGTAGTACCGTAGTATAATAGCAGGCACAGCACGTAGAAGAGGATGGCATGCAGTATGCCATCCTCTTGTTGCATATGCGGAAAGGTACAGCAAGCGGGGCGTATGCCTGCGGACCACAGGCATAGGGACAAGCTCGTCAGCATACCTGCTGCGTAATTCGAGAGTGATGTAGGGACAGGTCTCTGACCTGTCCTGTCGTCTCACGGACGGGTCAGAGACCCGTCCCTACACGAGCGAAACGTTAGACCTGCGCGGTTCTGGCTCGCGCCGCAGCGTCGCGAAGCGCTCGCAGCGCACCTGCACCGCCTTGGTGCATCTCATCACAGGCCTGCTATGTCATTGAAGCATACTTTGATCGGTTTGGCCGTCGTCGTGCTGGCGGCGTGCGCCCCGGCGACACCGTCCAGCACCC encodes:
- a CDS encoding extracellular solute-binding protein, translating into MRKSMFAVLAVIALLIAACGPSATPAPTTAPAAQPTTAAVSPTKPPAVPTTAPVAPTTAPTAAAVKINNPPASAAEVDAIVLAGKNVQVTYWHNRPQKDQDLLQSMLDEFNKSNPYGIKAKAEIAGSSYNDVYNKVNAALQANQPPEISVAYQNQAAFYRGQNAVIDLTPFVKSTKYGISDADMKDYIQTFLDSDKNPQFKNEVLGFPTQRSMEVMFVNLDALKKLGYDGAPKDWKTFEEAACKFAKDNPGKYGWDVGHDASRFAARIFARGGRILAPDGQSYVFNSQAGVDDLSMVARLLQNKCAVEIPTSESFGNQNRFGNGDLLMTMGSSSGLPFFQQAVDKGGKFKWDIALLPGADQPNAGMDLYGASVSVYKTTPEKELAAWLVIKFLGEKTQTTKWALATGYLPVRQSAKADVIAGFKADKTWGPVADSYAKMFDWTKYSLIESPVAGYDPVRLSLDKDVVTKLIQDPKSDVKALLDAAKASADKVLKENAPK